From a region of the Thiomicrorhabdus sp. genome:
- the rpsS gene encoding 30S ribosomal protein S19 has translation MPRSVKKGPFVDNHLYKKVVEAQESGNKRPIKTWSRRSMILPDMIGLTIAVHNGKEHIPVFVSENMVGHKLGEFSMTRYYRGHAADKKAKR, from the coding sequence ATGCCACGTTCAGTTAAAAAAGGACCTTTTGTTGATAATCACTTATATAAAAAAGTGGTAGAGGCACAAGAATCTGGTAATAAACGTCCAATTAAGACATGGTCTCGTAGATCAATGATCTTACCTGATATGATCGGTTTAACAATTGCCGTTCATAATGGTAAAGAGCACATTCCAGTTTTCGTATCAGAAAACATGGTTGGTCACAAATTGGGTGAATTTTCAATGACTCGTTATTATCGCGGCCATGCTGCGGATAAGAAAGCTAAGCGCTAG